From one Streptomyces sp. CA-210063 genomic stretch:
- the rpmB gene encoding 50S ribosomal protein L28 — translation MSAHCMLTGAQPGFGNRISHSHRRTSRRFDPNIQSKRYWLPSENRHVRLRLSTKGIKTVDVIGVEAAVARIRARGVRV, via the coding sequence TTGTCCGCCCACTGCATGCTGACCGGCGCCCAGCCCGGTTTCGGCAACCGCATCTCGCACTCCCACCGGCGTACGTCCCGCCGCTTCGACCCGAACATCCAGTCCAAGCGCTACTGGCTGCCGAGCGAGAACCGCCATGTGCGGCTCCGGCTGAGCACGAAGGGGATCAAGACCGTGGATGTCATCGGCGTCGAGGCCGCCGTCGCGCGGATCCGTGCCCGGGGGGTGCGGGTCTGA
- a CDS encoding DUF397 domain-containing protein, translating into MDHDVYGVDDVYNGMAATELTELHAVAWQKSRHSNSQGNCVEFARLPGGEVAVRNSRFPDGPALVYTRAEIEAMLLGIKDGEFDHLVG; encoded by the coding sequence GTGGACCACGACGTGTACGGCGTGGATGACGTGTACAACGGCATGGCCGCGACGGAGCTGACCGAGCTCCACGCGGTGGCCTGGCAGAAGAGCCGGCACAGCAACTCGCAGGGCAACTGCGTGGAGTTCGCCCGGCTGCCCGGCGGTGAGGTGGCGGTGCGCAACTCCCGCTTTCCCGACGGCCCGGCGCTCGTCTACACGCGCGCCGAGATCGAGGCGATGCTCCTGGGCATCAAGGACGGCGAGTTCGACCACCTGGTCGGATAA
- a CDS encoding ABC transporter ATP-binding protein — protein sequence MTRTEAAEGSEPAFAAVRVRGLRRSYGEVVALDGVDLDFGAGTFTAVMGPSGSGKSTLLQCAAGLDRPSGGTVRVDGVELAGLSERRLTLLRRERIGFVFQAFNLLPSLTAAQNVALPLRLAGRRPSRGAVRQALARVGLAERAGHRPAQLSGGQQQRVALARALITRPAVLFGDEPTGALDTTTSREVLCLLRELVDREGQTTVMVTHDPVAASYADRVVFLVDGRVSGELVRPSAEGVAARMAGLERGAGVAGEKAVGGVTC from the coding sequence ATGACCAGGACAGAGGCAGCAGAGGGAAGCGAGCCGGCGTTCGCGGCCGTACGCGTACGGGGCCTGCGGCGTTCGTACGGGGAGGTCGTCGCCCTCGACGGGGTGGACCTCGACTTCGGGGCCGGGACCTTCACGGCGGTGATGGGGCCGTCGGGGTCGGGGAAGTCGACGCTGTTGCAGTGTGCGGCGGGGCTGGACCGGCCGTCGGGCGGGACGGTGCGGGTCGACGGGGTGGAGCTGGCCGGGCTGAGCGAGCGGCGGCTGACGCTGCTGCGCCGGGAGCGGATCGGGTTCGTGTTCCAGGCCTTCAATCTGCTCCCGTCCCTGACCGCCGCGCAGAACGTCGCCCTGCCGCTGCGGCTCGCCGGGCGGCGGCCCTCGCGGGGTGCGGTGCGCCAGGCCCTGGCCCGGGTGGGGCTGGCCGAGCGGGCCGGGCATCGGCCGGCGCAGTTGTCCGGCGGACAGCAGCAACGGGTCGCGCTGGCCCGCGCCTTGATCACCCGCCCGGCGGTCCTCTTCGGCGACGAGCCGACCGGGGCGCTGGACACCACGACCAGCCGTGAAGTGCTGTGCCTGCTCCGGGAGTTGGTGGACCGGGAGGGCCAGACCACGGTCATGGTCACACACGACCCGGTGGCCGCGTCGTACGCGGACCGGGTGGTGTTCCTCGTCGACGGGCGGGTGAGCGGGGAGTTGGTACGGCCGTCGGCGGAGGGGGTGGCGGCGCGGATGGCGGGGTTGGAGCGGGGGGCTGGAGTGGCCGGCGAGAAGGCAGTCGGGGGTGTGACGTGCTGA
- a CDS encoding type II toxin-antitoxin system prevent-host-death family antitoxin, with product MSATYPIAEARGKLGELARRAAQHEHITLTDRGVPAAVLISPAELEDLEDALALARLERDRALGRAETPIPHDEARRALLEAAGRAE from the coding sequence ATGTCTGCTACGTACCCCATCGCGGAGGCGCGGGGCAAGCTCGGGGAACTCGCCCGCCGGGCAGCCCAGCACGAGCACATCACCTTGACTGATCGCGGCGTTCCGGCTGCCGTCCTCATCTCACCCGCCGAACTGGAGGACCTTGAGGACGCTCTCGCCCTTGCCCGACTGGAGCGTGACCGCGCTCTCGGCCGCGCCGAGACCCCGATACCGCATGACGAGGCCCGCCGCGCGCTGCTCGAAGCGGCGGGGAGGGCCGAGTGA
- a CDS encoding CobW family GTP-binding protein, which yields MTQLSVAIVGGLHADARRAAVEALLAGVPGSVALHHDLATATDGPDAKVVRTVRDAAGLISTGETPLVNDCACCALREDLVPELERLADAGLTRLAVVELWDSVEPKAMAEVVAASGLRLTSVITAVDPALLLPYLGNGDDLAERGLAAATTDQRTVADTFARQLEYAPVLAILDSEEADEEDRALLAQLHPTARRVPIVSPGPAPAFKGRGELRDQPQRTRTPQRTTTPTAPPGSLAAAAFSGFDVDAAAAAQHPASALLPTDADEHGVTTLVWHRHRPFHPERLYAALEDLCCAAARSRGRFWLAERPDTLLHWDAAGGALCVESVGPWLASLPDAAWDMVPPVRRAAAALDWHPEHGDRCQHLVFTSPGLDRDGLEQLLESCLLTDAEYAAGRAAWERLPRPFDTFLEV from the coding sequence GTGACCCAGCTGTCTGTCGCGATCGTCGGCGGGCTGCACGCCGACGCCCGGCGGGCCGCCGTCGAGGCGTTGCTCGCCGGGGTCCCGGGCAGCGTCGCGCTGCACCACGACCTTGCCACCGCCACGGACGGTCCGGACGCCAAGGTCGTCCGGACCGTACGGGACGCCGCGGGCCTCATCTCCACCGGCGAGACCCCGCTCGTCAACGACTGCGCCTGCTGCGCGCTGCGCGAGGACCTCGTCCCCGAACTGGAGCGCCTGGCCGACGCGGGCCTGACCCGCCTCGCCGTGGTCGAACTCTGGGACTCGGTCGAACCGAAGGCGATGGCCGAGGTGGTCGCCGCCAGCGGCCTCCGCCTCACCTCGGTCATCACGGCCGTGGACCCCGCCCTCCTCCTCCCGTACCTCGGCAACGGCGACGACCTGGCCGAGCGCGGCCTCGCCGCCGCCACCACCGACCAACGCACCGTCGCCGACACCTTCGCCCGCCAGCTGGAGTACGCCCCGGTCCTGGCGATCCTGGACTCGGAGGAGGCGGACGAGGAGGACAGGGCCCTGCTGGCGCAGTTGCACCCGACGGCACGCAGGGTGCCCATCGTCAGCCCGGGGCCGGCCCCTGCTTTCAAGGGGCGCGGGGAACTGCGCGACCAGCCACAACGCACCCGCACCCCGCAGCGCACCACAACCCCCACGGCGCCCCCCGGCTCCCTCGCCGCCGCAGCCTTCTCCGGGTTCGACGTAGATGCCGCAGCCGCCGCCCAACACCCCGCCTCCGCCCTCCTCCCCACCGACGCCGACGAACACGGCGTCACCACCCTCGTCTGGCACCGCCACCGCCCCTTCCACCCGGAACGGCTCTACGCGGCACTCGAAGACCTCTGCTGCGCGGCGGCCCGCAGCCGCGGCAGGTTCTGGCTGGCCGAGCGCCCCGACACCCTGCTGCACTGGGACGCGGCCGGCGGAGCCCTGTGCGTGGAGTCGGTCGGCCCCTGGCTCGCCTCCCTCCCGGACGCCGCCTGGGACATGGTCCCCCCGGTCCGCCGGGCCGCCGCCGCCCTCGACTGGCACCCGGAGCACGGCGACCGCTGCCAGCACCTCGTCTTCACCTCCCCGGGCCTGGACCGCGACGGACTCGAACAGCTCCTGGAGTCCTGCCTGCTCACCGACGCCGAGTACGCCGCCGGACGCGCCGCCTGGGAGCGGCTGCCGCGCCCCTTCGACACCTTCCTGGAGGTCTGA
- the rpsN gene encoding 30S ribosomal protein S14 produces MAKKSKIAKNDKRQEIVARYAERRAELKEIIRRPSSTEAERLAAQRELGRQPRDASATRVRNRDQVDGRPRGYFRTFGLSRVSLREQAHAGFLPGVRKSSW; encoded by the coding sequence ATGGCGAAGAAGAGCAAGATCGCGAAGAACGACAAGCGGCAGGAGATCGTCGCGCGGTACGCCGAGCGGCGGGCCGAGCTGAAGGAGATCATCCGGCGGCCGTCCTCCACGGAGGCCGAACGCCTCGCCGCCCAGCGGGAACTGGGCCGGCAGCCGCGCGACGCCAGCGCCACCCGCGTCCGCAACCGGGACCAGGTGGACGGGCGGCCGCGCGGCTACTTCCGGACGTTCGGGCTGTCCCGGGTGAGTCTGCGGGAACAGGCGCATGCCGGGTTCCTGCCAGGCGTGCGTAAGTCGTCCTGGTAG
- a CDS encoding type B 50S ribosomal protein L31 — protein MKKDIHPSYGPVVFRDRAANHTFLTRSTMTSEKTIEWEDGNTYPVVDVEISNVSHPFYTGTARVLDTAGRVEKFEKRYGAGKKRG, from the coding sequence ATGAAGAAGGACATCCACCCGTCGTACGGACCCGTCGTCTTCCGGGACCGCGCCGCGAACCACACGTTCCTGACCCGCTCGACGATGACGAGCGAGAAGACGATCGAGTGGGAGGACGGCAACACGTACCCCGTGGTCGACGTCGAGATCTCGAACGTCAGCCACCCCTTCTACACGGGCACCGCGCGCGTGCTGGACACCGCCGGGCGCGTGGAGAAGTTCGAGAAGCGGTACGGCGCCGGGAAGAAGCGGGGCTGA
- the rpsR gene encoding 30S ribosomal protein S18 → MARKPERKPAKSRPNPLDQAKITYIDYKDTDLLRRFISDRGKIRSRRVTRVSAQQQRQLARAIKNAREMALLPYSSR, encoded by the coding sequence ATGGCCCGCAAGCCGGAGCGCAAGCCCGCCAAGTCCCGCCCCAATCCGCTGGACCAGGCCAAGATCACGTACATCGACTACAAGGACACCGACCTGCTGCGCCGGTTCATCTCCGACCGCGGCAAGATCCGCAGCCGCCGGGTCACCCGCGTCTCCGCCCAGCAGCAGCGACAGCTCGCCCGCGCCATCAAGAACGCCCGCGAGATGGCGCTCCTGCCGTACTCCTCGCGCTGA
- a CDS encoding DUF4232 domain-containing protein, translated as MRTAPTAIAAALLAALTLTACSSDDGDGGGDDGKTSAAPAESGKGTACTAAAAGFEVGPSSAAPAAGDEGAVPVTVTNKGGAACTLTGLAHVELVLGEKNMPIRPQDGASKDTRVTLEKGQSVTFTIAYVRGVAGDPEKGAEVDKLTFSLPGETKANSYDWPDAEVAFTSGGTLDATVGPFLPMGD; from the coding sequence ATGCGCACCGCTCCGACCGCCATCGCCGCCGCTCTCCTCGCCGCCCTCACGCTGACCGCGTGCAGCAGTGACGACGGGGACGGTGGGGGCGACGACGGCAAGACCAGCGCCGCCCCCGCCGAGAGCGGGAAGGGGACCGCCTGTACGGCCGCGGCGGCCGGCTTCGAGGTCGGGCCCAGCAGTGCCGCCCCGGCGGCGGGTGACGAGGGCGCCGTGCCGGTCACCGTCACCAACAAGGGCGGCGCCGCCTGCACACTGACGGGCCTCGCCCATGTGGAACTCGTCCTCGGCGAGAAGAACATGCCGATCCGGCCGCAGGACGGGGCGTCCAAGGACACGCGGGTGACGCTGGAGAAGGGCCAGTCGGTGACCTTCACCATCGCGTATGTGCGCGGCGTCGCCGGCGATCCGGAGAAGGGCGCCGAGGTCGACAAGCTGACCTTCAGTCTGCCCGGGGAGACCAAGGCCAACAGCTACGACTGGCCGGACGCCGAGGTCGCGTTCACGTCGGGGGGCACGCTGGACGCGACGGTGGGCCCGTTCCTGCCGATGGGCGACTGA
- a CDS encoding ATP-binding protein, giving the protein MGTNGSTMLEPLRQGLPPLDPATVSNAASCALPPRYEAVREARQFTRGTLDQWQMGDRFDDVCLVVSELVTNALRHGLPTSNGLRPAQDPPVRLHLMRWTERLVCAVRDPSHDSPVAGDSDDFSAESGRGLFLVDSFADSWGWHPLGGALSGKVVWALFQVSSAPGGPAASAY; this is encoded by the coding sequence ATGGGGACGAATGGATCGACCATGCTCGAACCCTTACGGCAGGGACTTCCGCCACTTGATCCCGCGACCGTGTCCAACGCCGCGTCCTGCGCGCTGCCGCCCCGCTACGAAGCGGTGCGCGAGGCGAGGCAGTTCACCCGGGGCACGCTCGACCAGTGGCAGATGGGCGACCGCTTCGACGACGTCTGTCTCGTGGTCTCGGAACTCGTCACCAACGCCCTGCGGCACGGCCTGCCCACGAGCAACGGGCTGCGCCCGGCCCAGGACCCGCCCGTACGGCTGCACTTGATGCGCTGGACCGAGCGGCTGGTGTGCGCGGTGCGCGACCCCAGTCACGACAGTCCCGTCGCGGGCGACTCGGACGACTTCTCTGCGGAGTCGGGGCGCGGGCTGTTCCTGGTCGACTCCTTCGCGGACAGCTGGGGCTGGCATCCGCTCGGCGGCGCGCTCAGCGGCAAGGTGGTGTGGGCGCTGTTCCAGGTGTCGTCGGCGCCGGGCGGTCCGGCCGCGTCCGCCTACTGA
- a CDS encoding helix-turn-helix domain-containing protein, which translates to MLLGSHLRRLRESQGITREKAGYSIRSSESKISRMELGRVSFKTRDVEDLLTLYGVTDESERTSLLSLAKEANVAGWWHSYSDVLPSWFPTYVGLEAAAHLIRSYEVQFVHGLLQTEAYAHAVVARGMKGASEAEIDKRVALRMERQKYLVSESAPEFHCVLDEAALRRPYGDREVMRGQLQHLIEISERPNVVLQVMPFSFGGHSGESGAFTVLSFPESDLTDVVYLEQLTSALYLDKGEDIAQYERAIKQLQDDSPSPAESRDLLRGLLQLS; encoded by the coding sequence ATGCTGCTGGGCTCGCATCTCAGGCGGCTACGCGAGTCGCAGGGGATCACCCGGGAGAAGGCCGGGTACTCGATACGCTCCTCCGAGTCGAAGATCAGTCGGATGGAACTCGGCCGGGTCAGCTTCAAGACCCGTGACGTGGAGGACCTGTTGACCCTCTACGGCGTCACAGACGAGAGCGAGCGAACCTCCCTCCTCTCCCTGGCGAAGGAAGCCAACGTCGCCGGCTGGTGGCACAGCTACTCGGACGTCCTGCCCAGCTGGTTCCCCACCTACGTCGGCCTCGAAGCCGCGGCCCACCTCATCCGCAGCTACGAAGTCCAGTTCGTGCACGGCCTGTTGCAGACCGAGGCGTACGCCCACGCGGTCGTCGCCCGGGGCATGAAGGGCGCTAGCGAGGCCGAGATCGACAAGCGGGTGGCCCTGCGCATGGAGCGCCAGAAGTATCTGGTGTCCGAGAGTGCCCCCGAGTTCCACTGCGTCCTCGACGAGGCCGCGCTGCGTCGGCCGTACGGCGACCGGGAAGTGATGCGGGGTCAGCTCCAGCATCTGATCGAGATCTCGGAGCGGCCGAACGTGGTGCTCCAGGTCATGCCGTTCAGCTTCGGCGGCCACTCCGGCGAGAGCGGCGCGTTCACCGTGCTGAGCTTCCCCGAGTCCGACCTCACCGACGTGGTCTACCTCGAACAGCTCACCAGCGCGCTCTACCTGGACAAGGGCGAGGACATCGCTCAGTACGAGCGGGCGATCAAGCAGCTCCAGGACGACAGCCCGTCCCCGGCGGAGAGCCGGGACCTGCTGCGGGGACTGCTGCAGCTTTCCTGA
- a CDS encoding aldehyde dehydrogenase family protein, protein MSSYFTDLAQQYIGGEWRPGTGSWDIIDFNPYDDAKLASITIATVDEVDEAYQAAQAAQKEWAEVNAYARRAVFEKALKVIEEREREITEVIIAELGGTHLKAGFELHLAKEFLRESIQLALRPEGRIIPSPIDGKENRLYRVPVGVVGVISPFNFPFLLSIKSVAPALALGNGVVLKPHQNTPIAGGTLVAKIFEEAGLPGGLLNVVVTDIAEIGDAFLEHPIPKLISFTGSDKVGRHVATVCASHFKRSILELGGNSALVVLDDADIDYAVDAAVFSRYVHQGQVCMAANRILVDRSIRAEFTEKFVTKVKSLKAGDPSDPQTVIGPVINSSQADALSTVVEQALAEGATALVHGTTTDNLVEPSVLTDVPADSALLQQEVFGPVAFLIPFDGEEEAVRIVNDTPYGLSGAVHTGDIERGVAFAKQIDTGMFHVNDGTVHDEPLVPFGGEKHSGIGRLNGDTTVDAFTTQKWISVQHKRSFFPF, encoded by the coding sequence ATGTCGTCCTACTTCACCGACCTGGCCCAGCAGTACATCGGCGGCGAGTGGCGCCCGGGCACAGGCTCCTGGGACATCATCGACTTCAACCCGTACGACGACGCGAAGCTCGCGTCGATCACGATAGCCACGGTCGACGAGGTGGACGAGGCCTACCAGGCCGCCCAGGCTGCCCAGAAGGAATGGGCCGAAGTCAACGCGTACGCGCGTCGCGCGGTCTTCGAGAAGGCGCTCAAGGTCATCGAGGAGCGCGAGCGGGAGATCACCGAGGTGATCATCGCCGAGCTCGGCGGTACGCACCTCAAGGCTGGGTTCGAGCTGCATCTCGCCAAGGAGTTCCTGCGCGAATCGATTCAGCTGGCGCTGCGCCCCGAGGGCCGCATCATTCCGTCGCCGATCGACGGCAAGGAGAACCGCCTCTACCGGGTGCCGGTCGGTGTCGTGGGCGTCATCAGCCCCTTCAACTTCCCGTTCCTGCTCTCCATCAAGTCGGTCGCCCCGGCCCTCGCCCTGGGCAACGGCGTGGTGCTGAAGCCGCACCAGAACACCCCGATCGCCGGTGGCACACTGGTCGCGAAGATCTTCGAGGAGGCCGGCCTGCCCGGCGGTCTGCTCAACGTGGTCGTCACCGACATCGCCGAGATCGGCGACGCCTTCCTCGAGCACCCGATCCCCAAGCTCATCTCCTTCACCGGCTCCGACAAGGTCGGCCGCCACGTCGCCACCGTCTGCGCCTCGCACTTCAAGCGCTCGATCCTCGAACTGGGCGGCAACAGCGCGCTGGTGGTCCTGGACGACGCGGACATCGACTACGCCGTCGACGCGGCCGTCTTCTCGCGCTACGTCCACCAGGGTCAGGTCTGCATGGCCGCCAACCGCATCCTGGTCGACCGCTCGATCCGGGCCGAGTTCACCGAGAAGTTCGTGACCAAGGTGAAGTCCCTGAAGGCCGGCGACCCCAGCGACCCGCAGACGGTCATCGGCCCGGTCATCAACTCCTCCCAGGCGGACGCCCTTTCGACCGTCGTCGAGCAGGCCCTCGCCGAGGGCGCCACGGCGCTGGTCCACGGCACCACGACCGACAACCTGGTCGAGCCGTCCGTCCTCACCGACGTCCCCGCCGACTCCGCCCTCCTCCAGCAGGAGGTCTTCGGACCGGTCGCCTTCCTCATCCCCTTCGACGGCGAGGAGGAGGCCGTCCGCATCGTCAACGACACCCCGTACGGCCTGAGCGGCGCCGTCCACACGGGAGACATCGAGCGGGGTGTCGCGTTCGCCAAGCAGATCGACACCGGCATGTTCCACGTCAACGACGGCACCGTCCACGACGAGCCCCTCGTCCCCTTCGGCGGCGAGAAGCACTCCGGCATCGGCCGCCTCAACGGCGACACGACGGTGGACGCGTTCACCACCCAGAAGTGGATCTCGGTCCAGCACAAGCGGAGCTTCTTCCCGTTCTGA
- a CDS encoding DUF2786 domain-containing protein, which translates to MSTTSTVDRAFEAALYADTDAALDTGASLLAADPTADEELARRGREFVAGAWRRGWQPADVVRFVRRELEDEHVRLLARLIIEEYEDEYGNEQGHTAGKRQSPSPRWTAQLDDVRELAAHPTRTDRFSHATAALELYRLLLRLPTLEPLDRPRTTSGEKNSPHPESRMLSRIRALLAKAEATGFPEEAEALSAKAQELMARHSIDEALLAARTHSGNTPGACRIGVDPPYETAKAMLLDAVARANRCEAVWNEALGFSTVVGFEADLEAVELLHTSLLVQATTAMTKAEAAQRKGGRKRTKTFRQSFLAAYAHRIGDRLAAVAEAQVAEAEAEAGTHGGRAPEQDLLPVLAARDVAVRDQFTRMFPDTVTTRVRGVSDAVGWQQGAEAADRAQVRARPRLPS; encoded by the coding sequence GTGAGTACGACCAGCACGGTGGACCGCGCCTTCGAGGCGGCCCTCTACGCCGACACCGACGCCGCCCTCGACACCGGCGCCTCCCTGCTCGCCGCCGACCCGACGGCGGACGAGGAACTCGCCCGGCGCGGACGGGAGTTCGTCGCCGGGGCCTGGCGCCGCGGCTGGCAGCCCGCCGACGTCGTACGGTTCGTGCGGCGCGAGCTGGAGGACGAGCACGTACGACTCCTCGCGCGGCTCATCATCGAGGAGTACGAAGACGAGTACGGGAACGAGCAGGGGCACACGGCCGGGAAACGGCAGTCACCCAGCCCGCGCTGGACCGCCCAGCTCGACGACGTCAGGGAACTCGCCGCGCACCCCACCCGCACGGACCGCTTCTCGCACGCCACCGCCGCCCTGGAGCTGTACCGCCTCCTCCTGCGCCTCCCCACCCTCGAACCCCTGGACCGCCCCCGGACGACCAGCGGTGAGAAGAACTCGCCCCACCCCGAGTCCCGCATGCTCAGCCGTATCCGCGCCCTCCTCGCCAAGGCGGAGGCCACCGGGTTCCCGGAGGAGGCGGAGGCGCTGAGCGCGAAGGCGCAGGAGCTGATGGCGCGGCACAGCATCGACGAGGCGCTGCTGGCGGCCCGGACGCACAGCGGGAACACGCCCGGCGCCTGCCGGATCGGCGTCGACCCGCCGTACGAGACGGCGAAGGCGATGCTCCTCGACGCCGTCGCCCGGGCCAACCGCTGCGAGGCCGTCTGGAACGAGGCCCTCGGCTTCTCCACGGTCGTGGGTTTCGAGGCCGACCTGGAGGCCGTCGAACTCCTCCACACCTCGCTCCTCGTCCAGGCCACCACCGCCATGACCAAGGCGGAGGCCGCCCAGCGCAAGGGCGGCCGCAAGCGGACCAAGACTTTCCGGCAGTCCTTCCTGGCCGCCTACGCCCATCGCATAGGGGACCGGCTGGCGGCGGTCGCCGAGGCCCAGGTCGCGGAGGCGGAGGCGGAGGCGGGGACCCACGGGGGGCGCGCCCCGGAACAGGACCTTCTGCCGGTCCTCGCCGCCCGCGACGTCGCCGTCCGCGACCAGTTCACGCGGATGTTCCCGGACACGGTCACCACCCGCGTACGAGGCGTCAGCGACGCGGTCGGCTGGCAGCAGGGGGCGGAGGCGGCGGACCGCGCCCAGGTCAGGGCGCGGCCCCGGCTGCCGTCGTGA
- the rpmG gene encoding 50S ribosomal protein L33 produces the protein MARNELRPVVKLRSTAGTGYTYVTRKNRRNDPDRLTLRKFDPRVGRHVDFREER, from the coding sequence ATGGCACGCAACGAACTCCGGCCGGTCGTCAAACTCCGGTCCACGGCCGGGACCGGCTACACGTACGTCACCCGCAAGAACCGCCGGAACGACCCGGACCGGCTGACGCTGCGCAAGTTCGACCCGAGGGTCGGCCGCCACGTCGACTTCCGAGAGGAGCGCTGA